Within Salvia splendens isolate huo1 chromosome 21, SspV2, whole genome shotgun sequence, the genomic segment GAAGAATCTTTCGTTGAATCTTCAAAGGTACAGAATGTTGTGCCTTCACCTTATACAGCAGAAGATGAGAGAACAACCAGGTCCTTGGCTATACAAAATCTCTTTAAGAACTGGTTAATGTTACTGCGTACCCCACTAGGAACACAACCAGTGGAGAGAGCTCTCGAAGAACGTTCTGAGGAAACCTCAGAAGAGTCAAATGTTGTGCAAAACAATGAAAGACCTCGAGTTTTTAAGGCAGCTTGGTGCTACTTTCTGAGCTTGAATCCAACAATAAAGATACCATTGTTAATGTTGTAAGTACAATCAtttgttctctctctctctctctctctctctctctctctctctctctctctctctttgacTGTTGGAAGTACAGTCATTTATTTTCAGCCCTCTGCGCTTCCTTTTTCTGTAACTAGCAAAGAAAGGCTATTATTTCAATTTGTGCATATTTGTTGCTGAATCTGAGTTTGATGTCGGTGCTTAGAAGTAGGAGGGTTGGCTTATCTATCATATAGATTTTTTTGTCTTGATTTATGATTATAATGTAGCAAGAGTTTCAGAATTACTATTGAGATTTGGTTTTAGAATTTGTTTCTATTGTCATCATAAAGTTTATTTTTCTGTTCTTATGGCCTGCCGTCTGCATTGGGCTTTCTCTATCTGAAATATACCATTTGCTCCTTTATGATGGCAAATTCGGTGTCTCTTGTTGATGACTTTATCTGCATTGTGTTCGCAGCACACCGGTGTACCTTGCAGTTAACCTCATATATGGATCAGAAGTATCTAAAGAATTAACTCCCTTATGGATTCTTGGACCAATAGTTGCTGCTTTCTATGTGAAGATGATCCGAGGAATATGCAGCCTCTACGTGTTCAGCTTCATGCAAACTGTCAGAATAGTCAAGAACCTTCCAGCCTACTACATGGTGGTATACGAGTACCTTTTCCGGGGGAAGCTAAAAGAACCCATGCAAAAATTTATATGGCAACCTCTTGTTGACATAAAAAATATGGACTACAAGGAGGCGATGAAGCGGAAATTGAAAGGTTTCCAAGGGTGGTTGAAGGAGAAATACCTGGATTTTGTTGAATCCATTTGGCCCTATTACTGCAGAACGATAAGGTTTTTGAAGAGGGCGAACCTAATATAGCTCCCACTCCTCGTTATGAGATCCGTCCCTGTGGCTTAGCTCCGTTCCCTGGAGCCCCTATTTGAGTTGGGGCCCTTCCCTCGACAAATTGGAGATGTATAGGCAGGTGGATACTTGTATTCGACATCTCCTTTTCCCCTCTGGCCGCGCATTCTTGGTTAGGTTGTTTTGTGGCAGTATCAGCCTCTGGCTGATATTaatgtttttttcttctataaCAAATATCTGGTGATCTGAAATCTGTTTTGAATGCATCTGAGTTTTCTATCAGTAGTTGTAGAGGGATCCCATTATTCATTGACATTTcatattttgataaattttgaTTCATGTTATGATACATTGTTTGATCTTTTCTTGTGACTCTGATCTTTTTCACTTCGCAAGACTGGTTGAGCTTCAATATTTTCCTGATTCTGATTGATTTGCCTATGTCCTATATCATGAATCTATATTGCATACACAAGACCTAAAGTGTTGGCTAAATTTACACTAATGACTTCCAAAACATAAGAATATTGTACTTTGAAATGGGTGTTGATCTTATAAAGAGATGCATTAAAGTAGATTTTTGCTTTGAAGATTCTAAAAGATATTTCATTCTTACACGAATTAGACTAAAGGCCCAAAATGGTCCCTAACATTtggcgttttttttattttggtccaaaacattatcttttggattattcggtccctcacatttgaaatcggagtCAATTTAGTCCTAAATTGACGGAATTGGTTAAAATTGACGGAATGTCACAGTCAACGCGATTTTAGTTGATTTTGACCAGATTAATAGTTATAACTATGTTTTATTAATGGCTAATACCTAATTAACCTAATTAATCAAAaacttaaaaatgtaaaatttaaacatgaa encodes:
- the LOC121785150 gene encoding uncharacterized protein LOC121785150 isoform X2, encoding MMELSTFQLQGSYRSFPCVPSVRDRGSQLQYLLPSVTVPWVGRKDRLISLKSRSCSSGASFVLGPKSKISKISAFKGGSRHDDPGGRANDSKSLKNPIKVSYLQHESEESFVESSKVQNVVPSPYTAEDERTTRSLAIQNLFKNWLMLLRTPLGTQPVERALEERSEETSEESNVVQNNERPRVFKAAWCYFLSLNPTIKIPLLMFTPVYLAVNLIYGSEVSKELTPLWILGPIVAAFYVKMIRGICSLYVFSFMQTVRIVKNLPAYYMVVYEYLFRGKLKEPMQKFIWQPLVDIKNMDYKEAMKRKLKGFQGWLKEKYLDFVESIWPYYCRTIRFLKRANLI
- the LOC121785150 gene encoding uncharacterized protein LOC121785150 isoform X1, with the protein product MMELSTFQLQGSYRSFPCVPSVRDRGSQLQYLLPSVTVPWVGRKDRLISLKSRSCSSSGASFVLGPKSKISKISAFKGGSRHDDPGGRANDSKSLKNPIKVSYLQHESEESFVESSKVQNVVPSPYTAEDERTTRSLAIQNLFKNWLMLLRTPLGTQPVERALEERSEETSEESNVVQNNERPRVFKAAWCYFLSLNPTIKIPLLMFTPVYLAVNLIYGSEVSKELTPLWILGPIVAAFYVKMIRGICSLYVFSFMQTVRIVKNLPAYYMVVYEYLFRGKLKEPMQKFIWQPLVDIKNMDYKEAMKRKLKGFQGWLKEKYLDFVESIWPYYCRTIRFLKRANLI